In Amycolatopsis coloradensis, one genomic interval encodes:
- a CDS encoding nucleotidyltransferase family protein — translation MNEKELLHTLTKVVSTLDGTSVRFAIAGGLAVYARGGPPSDHDVDLFLKHEDIEEAADALEAAGLRRVRPPEDWLTKVYDGDCLVDLIFRPNHRPVTDEMLDRASLMRVGATAAPVLNGTDLLVDKILVLSPHRCDFGPLLRIARDLREQVDWHRVAEETAESPYAWSFLTLLAALSIIDGKELPMPEEAPQYLVARLTKALAEDPRTAELGVHVTVRGDQVRLSGEVPCANRKADIEAVVCEHIAAELVHNDVRTADVREPSHAEEIR, via the coding sequence GTGAACGAGAAGGAGCTGCTGCACACGCTGACCAAGGTGGTGTCCACTTTGGACGGCACGTCGGTGCGGTTCGCCATCGCGGGCGGTCTCGCCGTGTACGCGCGGGGCGGCCCGCCGTCCGACCACGACGTCGACCTCTTCCTCAAGCACGAGGACATCGAGGAAGCGGCGGACGCGCTGGAAGCCGCGGGGCTGAGACGGGTGCGTCCGCCGGAGGACTGGCTCACCAAGGTCTACGACGGCGACTGTCTCGTGGACCTCATCTTCCGGCCCAACCATCGGCCGGTCACCGACGAAATGCTCGACCGCGCTTCGCTGATGCGGGTCGGGGCGACCGCCGCTCCCGTGCTCAACGGCACCGATCTGCTCGTCGACAAGATACTCGTGCTCAGCCCGCACCGGTGCGATTTCGGGCCGCTGCTGCGGATCGCCCGTGACCTCCGCGAGCAGGTCGACTGGCACCGCGTGGCCGAGGAGACCGCCGAATCGCCGTACGCCTGGTCGTTCCTGACCCTGCTCGCGGCACTGTCCATCATCGACGGAAAGGAGCTTCCGATGCCCGAGGAAGCGCCCCAGTACCTGGTCGCCAGGCTGACCAAGGCGCTGGCGGAGGATCCGAGGACCGCCGAACTCGGCGTGCACGTCACCGTGCGCGGTGACCAGGTCCGGCTCAGCGGCGAGGTCCCCTGTGCCAACCGCAAGGCCGACATCGAGGCGGTCGTCTGCGAACACATCGCGGCCGAGCTGGTGCACAACGACGTCCGGACGGCGGACGTCCGCGAGCCGTCGCACGCCGAGGAGATCC
- a CDS encoding NAD-dependent epimerase/dehydratase family protein, protein MSSSGKRIVVTGATGNVGTAVVRALGADPEVGSIVGLARRPSRWESPKTEFVTADVARDDLRAVFDGADVVIHLAWLFQPTHRPEVTWRVNVLGSIRVFEAAQAMRVPSLVYASSIGAYSPRDDDHPVTEDWPTHGSPKAAYTREKAYVERVLEAFDRSHPRLRVVRVRPGFLFQKAAAPEQRRLFGGPLVPGKLLRPPLVPILPDIPRLRIQTAHTEDVADAYRRCALQDVKGAFNVAADPVLDTRALARIFGARPVKVPASLVRNALAAAWSLHLIPATPGLFEAVLRLPVMDCTRAREELGWTPRYSSEDAIEAFLKGLREGEGFPTEPLKPDVGRGHELATGVEERP, encoded by the coding sequence ATGAGCAGCAGTGGCAAGCGGATCGTGGTCACCGGCGCCACCGGTAACGTCGGGACAGCGGTGGTGCGCGCGCTGGGTGCGGACCCCGAGGTCGGCTCGATCGTCGGGCTGGCGAGGCGCCCCAGCCGCTGGGAGAGCCCGAAGACCGAGTTCGTCACCGCCGACGTGGCCCGCGACGACCTCCGGGCCGTGTTCGACGGCGCCGACGTGGTGATCCACCTGGCCTGGCTTTTCCAGCCGACCCACCGGCCCGAGGTCACCTGGCGGGTCAACGTGCTGGGTTCGATCCGGGTGTTCGAAGCCGCGCAGGCGATGCGGGTGCCGTCGCTGGTGTACGCGTCGTCGATCGGGGCGTACTCGCCGAGGGACGACGACCACCCGGTGACCGAGGACTGGCCGACGCACGGCTCGCCCAAGGCGGCGTACACCCGGGAAAAGGCTTATGTGGAAAGGGTTCTCGAGGCGTTCGACCGCAGTCATCCACGGCTGCGGGTGGTACGGGTGCGCCCGGGATTCCTGTTCCAGAAGGCCGCGGCGCCCGAACAGCGCCGCCTTTTCGGCGGGCCGCTCGTTCCGGGCAAACTGCTGAGGCCGCCGCTCGTCCCGATCCTTCCGGACATCCCGCGACTGAGGATCCAGACCGCGCACACCGAAGACGTGGCCGACGCGTACCGCCGTTGTGCGCTGCAGGACGTCAAGGGCGCCTTCAACGTCGCCGCAGACCCGGTACTGGACACGCGAGCGCTGGCACGGATCTTCGGTGCCAGGCCGGTGAAGGTCCCGGCCTCCTTGGTCCGGAACGCGCTCGCCGCGGCCTGGTCGCTGCACCTGATTCCGGCCACGCCTGGGCTTTTCGAAGCCGTGCTGCGTCTCCCGGTGATGGACTGCACGCGCGCCAGGGAAGAGCTGGGCTGGACGCCGCGATACTCGTCGGAGGACGCGATCGAAGCGTTCCTCAAGGGATTGCGGGAAGGCGAAGGGTTCCCGACCGAACCGCTGAAACCGGACGTCGGCCGGGGGCACGAACTGGCCACCGGGGTGGAGGAGCGGCCGTGA
- a CDS encoding FUSC family protein: protein MGARHPWTAPFAWAGRAFRVPGEERRSLIQTTKATAAAVIAWIVATSVLRLPQPFLAPYAAVFLVQATVYRSLRGWAQQVGAVGVGVLLAAGAGQVIPSVTIALGLVVFTGLLIGSWRGFGDSGVWVGITGMLLISYGSATEPVLLADRLLETALGAAIGAVLNAVILPPLHGERLRAATSRLAGAIADVLDETAELVRGGDSADGLDDRLQDVRSLAAEAEDAIGWTREGRYLNLRGRREIREEPLSNLISLWQPLAQLIDAVSEAARSEQPFRHPGEHARGVVGDLLEALAEVARSGDPDKLDRCRRLLDEIDHLLVTPTDEVATSIGLGAMALPARRLVQRLRAD, encoded by the coding sequence ATGGGCGCCCGGCACCCATGGACGGCGCCGTTCGCCTGGGCCGGCCGGGCGTTCCGGGTTCCGGGGGAGGAACGCCGGAGTCTCATCCAGACCACGAAGGCCACGGCCGCGGCGGTGATCGCGTGGATCGTGGCGACCTCGGTGCTGCGGCTGCCGCAACCCTTCCTCGCGCCGTACGCCGCGGTGTTCCTGGTGCAGGCCACCGTTTACCGCTCCCTGCGCGGCTGGGCGCAGCAGGTCGGCGCGGTCGGCGTGGGGGTGTTGCTCGCGGCGGGCGCCGGCCAGGTCATCCCGTCCGTCACGATCGCGCTCGGACTGGTCGTCTTCACCGGGTTGCTGATCGGCTCGTGGCGGGGGTTCGGTGATTCCGGGGTGTGGGTCGGGATCACCGGCATGCTCCTGATCTCCTACGGCAGCGCGACCGAACCGGTCCTGCTCGCCGACCGGCTGCTGGAGACCGCGCTGGGCGCGGCGATCGGCGCGGTGCTCAACGCGGTGATCCTGCCGCCGCTGCACGGCGAACGCCTGCGGGCGGCGACCTCCCGGCTGGCCGGGGCGATCGCCGACGTCCTCGACGAGACCGCGGAACTGGTCCGCGGCGGCGATTCGGCCGACGGTCTCGACGACCGGCTGCAGGACGTCCGCAGCCTGGCCGCGGAGGCGGAAGACGCGATCGGCTGGACCCGGGAGGGCCGGTACCTGAACCTTCGCGGACGGCGTGAGATCCGCGAGGAGCCCTTGTCGAACCTCATTTCCCTGTGGCAGCCGCTCGCCCAGCTGATCGACGCCGTGAGCGAGGCCGCCCGGAGCGAGCAGCCGTTCCGGCATCCCGGCGAGCACGCGCGCGGGGTCGTCGGCGACCTGCTCGAGGCACTCGCCGAGGTGGCCCGTTCGGGTGACCCGGACAAACTCGATCGGTGCCGCAGGCTGCTCGACGAGATCGACCACCTGCTCGTCACGCCCACGGACGAGGTCGCGACGTCGATCGGCCTGGGGGCGATGGCGTTGCCTGCTCGCCGTCTCGTCCAGCGGCTCCGCGCCGATTAA
- a CDS encoding aldehyde dehydrogenase family protein has translation MTTVDRPTVLEIRDPVDDRLVGSVKAATPDGVEMAIATAKRRAPGWAATPAAERGIALKDAARSLRARAGELAVLIESETGKPREEAEEGVLAGAGTLEQYAELGPVHRGRSLLGDPSATDLMVPEPRGVVVALTPWNDPVAVACGLLGAAAVTGNTVVHKPSERCPHTGAWLGNVLSEALPEGVLQTVQGDGTVGAELAAHADVDVIAHVGGSVAGRSIAASAAKTGAKALLENGGNDPLVVDAGVDPVWAAGQAATGAFANSGQICVSIERILVHQDVADAFITALVAEAGRRELAPLVDRRHREGVHAQVAEAIAQGADPLVGGVVPDGPGAFYPATVLTGCTSGMRILREETFGPVAPVTVVADFEQALGQAADGEYGLAATVLTSSMAHAQRAWRELPVGTVKINNVFGGAPGGAAHPRGVSGSGYGYGPELLDEMTQTKVVHLAPPGP, from the coding sequence ATGACGACGGTGGATCGGCCGACCGTGCTGGAGATCCGCGACCCCGTCGACGACAGGCTCGTCGGCAGCGTCAAGGCGGCGACCCCCGATGGCGTCGAAATGGCGATCGCCACGGCGAAACGGCGGGCCCCGGGCTGGGCCGCCACACCGGCGGCCGAACGCGGGATCGCGCTGAAGGACGCGGCCAGGTCGCTCCGGGCTCGGGCGGGTGAACTCGCCGTCCTCATCGAGAGCGAGACCGGGAAGCCTCGCGAAGAAGCCGAGGAAGGTGTCCTCGCCGGAGCCGGGACCTTGGAGCAGTACGCCGAACTGGGTCCGGTGCACCGCGGCCGATCCCTGTTGGGTGATCCGTCGGCCACCGACCTGATGGTGCCCGAACCGCGGGGCGTGGTCGTGGCACTGACGCCGTGGAACGACCCCGTCGCCGTGGCCTGCGGGCTGCTGGGTGCCGCGGCGGTCACGGGGAACACGGTGGTGCACAAGCCGAGTGAACGCTGCCCGCACACCGGCGCCTGGCTGGGGAACGTGCTGTCCGAGGCGCTTCCCGAGGGAGTGCTCCAGACCGTGCAGGGTGACGGGACCGTCGGCGCCGAACTCGCGGCCCATGCGGATGTCGACGTCATCGCGCATGTCGGCGGTAGCGTCGCGGGTCGTTCGATCGCGGCGAGTGCGGCGAAGACCGGCGCCAAGGCGTTGCTGGAGAACGGTGGCAACGATCCGCTCGTCGTCGACGCCGGCGTGGATCCGGTCTGGGCGGCCGGTCAGGCGGCGACCGGGGCGTTCGCCAACTCAGGGCAGATCTGTGTCTCGATCGAACGGATCCTGGTGCACCAGGACGTCGCGGACGCCTTCATCACCGCGCTGGTCGCCGAAGCGGGCAGGCGCGAACTGGCCCCGCTCGTCGACCGGCGTCACCGCGAGGGGGTGCACGCCCAGGTCGCGGAAGCGATCGCGCAAGGCGCCGATCCGCTCGTCGGCGGCGTCGTGCCGGACGGTCCCGGCGCCTTCTACCCGGCGACCGTCCTCACCGGATGTACCTCCGGGATGCGGATTCTCCGCGAGGAGACGTTCGGCCCGGTAGCGCCGGTGACGGTGGTCGCGGACTTCGAGCAGGCACTCGGCCAGGCCGCCGACGGCGAGTACGGGCTCGCCGCCACGGTGCTGACCTCCTCGATGGCGCACGCGCAGCGGGCATGGCGCGAACTCCCGGTCGGGACCGTGAAGATCAACAACGTCTTCGGTGGCGCGCCCGGCGGAGCCGCCCATCCGCGGGGTGTCAGCGGCAGCGGTTACGGCTACGGGCCCGAACTGCTCGACGAGATGACGCAGACCAAGGTCGTCCACCTGGCGCCTCCGGGGCCGTGA